One genomic segment of uncultured Ilyobacter sp. includes these proteins:
- a CDS encoding O-acetylhomoserine aminocarboxypropyltransferase/cysteine synthase family protein, with the protein MAYKFETLQLHGGQQPDPTTGSRAVPIYQTTSYNFKSTEHAAKLFALEEPGNIYTRIGNPTTAVLEERIALLDGGVGALAVASGTSAVTYSILNVARCGDEIVASNNLYGGTFNLLSNTINDFGIKSRFFDPVNPEEIRGLINEKTKAVFIESLGNPSGEVLDIEKIAEIAHENGLPLIVDNTFATPYLLRPLDHGADIVVYSATKFLGGHGTTIAGLIVDGGKFDWKNEKFTAFNEPDPGYHGLKYSDLGAAAYILKTRVKLLRDTGAALSPFNSFLILQGIETLSIRVERHVENARKVAQFLKDNGDVNWVSHPEVSEDEKQQNLIKKYLPKGACSIFTFGLKGGRERAARFIENLEIFSHLANVADAKSLIIHPASTTHGQLSEESLNECGIGTDTIRISVGLENIDDLIEDLGKAIEASR; encoded by the coding sequence ATGGCTTACAAATTTGAAACTTTACAATTACATGGGGGGCAGCAACCAGATCCGACTACAGGGTCAAGGGCTGTACCAATTTACCAAACAACTTCATATAACTTTAAGAGTACAGAACATGCAGCAAAACTTTTTGCTCTAGAGGAGCCTGGGAACATATATACAAGGATAGGGAACCCCACCACAGCTGTTTTAGAAGAGAGGATAGCACTCTTAGATGGGGGAGTAGGGGCACTCGCAGTGGCTTCTGGAACTTCTGCAGTTACTTATTCGATACTGAATGTGGCAAGATGCGGGGATGAGATAGTCGCTTCAAACAATCTTTACGGAGGTACTTTCAACCTTCTTTCAAATACAATAAATGATTTTGGAATTAAGAGTAGATTTTTTGATCCTGTTAATCCAGAAGAAATAAGGGGATTAATAAATGAAAAAACAAAAGCAGTTTTCATAGAAAGTCTGGGAAATCCCAGCGGAGAGGTACTGGACATCGAAAAAATTGCAGAGATAGCACATGAGAACGGACTTCCTCTGATTGTAGATAATACCTTTGCCACACCATATCTTTTGAGGCCGTTAGATCACGGGGCAGACATTGTAGTCTATTCTGCCACAAAATTCCTGGGAGGACACGGGACAACTATAGCAGGTCTCATAGTAGACGGAGGGAAGTTTGACTGGAAAAATGAAAAATTTACAGCCTTTAACGAGCCGGACCCAGGTTACCACGGTCTGAAATATTCTGACCTCGGTGCTGCGGCCTACATATTAAAAACCAGAGTAAAACTGCTGAGAGATACCGGTGCGGCACTTTCACCTTTCAATTCTTTCCTGATTTTACAGGGGATAGAGACATTGTCGATCAGGGTAGAGAGACATGTGGAAAATGCTAGAAAAGTGGCTCAGTTCTTAAAAGACAACGGGGATGTAAACTGGGTAAGTCACCCGGAGGTAAGTGAAGATGAGAAACAGCAGAATCTCATAAAGAAATATCTTCCAAAGGGGGCATGCTCAATCTTTACATTTGGGTTAAAGGGCGGAAGAGAGAGAGCAGCCAGATTTATAGAAAACCTGGAGATATTTTCTCATCTTGCAAATGTGGCTGATGCAAAATCTCTCATAATTCATCCAGCTAGTACAACTCATGGGCAGCTTAGTGAAGAGTCACTGAATGAATGCGGTATAGGGACAGACACAATCAGAATATCTGTAGGGCTAGAAAACATAGATGATCTTATAGAGGATCTAGGAAAGGCAATAGAAGCCAGCAGATAA
- the metF gene encoding methylenetetrahydrofolate reductase [NAD(P)H], with product MFIKDIYKSKKPVISFEIFPPNEKYPVEKVYDTIDELVKLSPDFISVTYGAGGTTRGRTVEIASRIKKVNNVEVLAHLTCIGAEKEEIDGILDDLQSNGIENVLALRGDYPNDGSIPEGDFKYAHQLVKQIKERGGFSIGGAFYPEGHQENNDLMDLFHLKRKAEEGTDFLISQIFFDNNFFYDFTEKAKKLEIDVPLVAGIMPVTDARQIKRITALCGSSIPPKFQRILDRYENNPEALKDAGIAYAVEQIVDLISSGVDGIHLYTMNKVETTQKIMDAIANLRIAL from the coding sequence ATGTTTATAAAAGATATATATAAGAGTAAAAAACCGGTGATATCCTTTGAGATATTTCCGCCCAATGAAAAATATCCAGTGGAAAAGGTTTATGACACAATAGATGAACTTGTGAAACTTAGCCCGGATTTCATCAGTGTAACTTATGGGGCTGGGGGTACTACCCGTGGGAGAACTGTGGAGATAGCTTCTAGGATAAAAAAAGTAAATAATGTGGAGGTGCTGGCTCACCTCACCTGTATAGGGGCAGAAAAAGAAGAGATCGACGGAATTTTAGATGATCTTCAGTCAAACGGAATAGAGAATGTCCTAGCCCTCAGAGGGGACTATCCAAATGACGGAAGCATTCCCGAAGGTGATTTCAAATATGCACATCAATTGGTAAAACAGATCAAAGAAAGAGGAGGTTTCTCCATAGGAGGGGCCTTTTATCCAGAGGGACATCAGGAAAACAATGACCTCATGGATCTGTTTCATCTGAAGAGAAAAGCGGAAGAGGGAACAGATTTTCTAATTTCTCAGATTTTTTTTGACAACAACTTTTTTTATGACTTTACAGAAAAGGCAAAAAAGCTAGAGATAGATGTGCCTCTTGTGGCTGGAATAATGCCCGTTACAGATGCGAGGCAGATAAAGAGAATAACAGCCCTATGTGGTAGTTCCATACCTCCAAAATTCCAAAGGATTCTTGACAGGTATGAAAACAACCCTGAGGCACTTAAAGATGCTGGTATAGCTTATGCAGTAGAACAGATAGTTGACCTTATATCTTCAGGAGTGGACGGGATACACCTGTACACAATGAACAAAGTGGAGACTACACAAAAGATAATGGATGCAATAGCAAATCTAAGGATTGCTTTATAG
- a CDS encoding homoserine O-succinyltransferase, whose amino-acid sequence MCCIAGCPSLLGRDRAEKEGIRFIKDKGELKIGVINLMPFKEEVEYQFYAVLGRFDISVEMEFLYPENHIFKNTKGSYIKDNYYPMGELKKRGYDGVIMTGAPVELMEFHNVNYWDEIKSFIKSNQLPVIYICWGAQAALYVKYGIKKISLKEKLFGIYRHRTNKNPFISGEFMAPHSRNTQNSSEDIKRAGLRILAESDEAGVYISSDKVYSDFYISGHGEYQRERLQYEYCRDKQLLPKNYFPEDDPEREPSMNWDSHRKEFYYNWLKYLKEKKLSNIPNNM is encoded by the coding sequence ATGTGTTGTATCGCTGGATGCCCATCCCTCTTAGGTCGAGATAGAGCCGAAAAAGAGGGGATCAGATTTATAAAGGATAAAGGGGAATTAAAAATTGGTGTAATCAACCTCATGCCTTTTAAGGAGGAGGTTGAATACCAATTTTATGCTGTACTTGGAAGATTTGACATAAGTGTCGAAATGGAGTTTCTGTACCCTGAAAATCATATTTTCAAGAATACCAAAGGTTCTTACATAAAAGATAACTACTATCCTATGGGTGAACTAAAAAAAAGAGGTTACGATGGGGTAATAATGACAGGGGCTCCTGTGGAGCTTATGGAATTTCATAATGTCAATTACTGGGATGAGATCAAAAGTTTTATAAAATCGAATCAACTTCCTGTGATTTATATATGCTGGGGAGCTCAGGCAGCTCTATATGTCAAATACGGTATAAAAAAAATTTCATTAAAAGAAAAACTTTTTGGTATCTACAGACACAGGACAAATAAAAATCCATTTATATCTGGTGAATTCATGGCCCCCCACTCAAGAAATACTCAAAATAGCAGTGAGGATATAAAAAGGGCCGGTTTAAGAATATTGGCAGAATCAGATGAGGCCGGTGTCTACATCTCATCTGACAAGGTTTACAGTGATTTTTATATAAGTGGTCATGGTGAGTATCAGAGAGAGAGGCTCCAATATGAATACTGTAGGGATAAACAACTGCTTCCAAAGAATTATTTCCCTGAAGATGACCCAGAAAGAGAGCCCTCTATGAACTGGGATTCTCATAGAAAAGAATTTTATTATAACTGGCTGAAATATCTAAAAGAAAAAAAACTTAGTAATATTCCAAATAACATGTAA
- a CDS encoding aspartate kinase, whose translation MSITVEKYGGTSVKDSARLKEIAARIAERKKNNEDIVVIVSAPSGMTDSLIQRAKEISAVPKGREFDVLLSTGEQISIALLAMALKEAGVKAISYTASQLGIITCGNHNEARIQSINTDLMKEKIAEGYVIIVPGFQGVCEEGNITTLGRGGSDTSAVAIAAALGCDSVDIYTDVDGIYSANPQIIPGAIRHKEVSFSEMIELAGSGAKVLHTRSVELGAKYGIEIHLRSAFNWQEGTFVRSDEKVESAVIRGISGFGNLVRLSFKSDNLRLSETVNTISKRGINIDLITHTMETKGGDEITCIVKEDYFEDALEALKTLASPEDEIFVEKGLAKVSVIGLGVRSKGIAASVFEILEKEGIEIHAVSCSEINISCIITEEDLNKAQNALHMKLIEEE comes from the coding sequence ATGTCAATTACGGTAGAGAAATACGGTGGGACATCTGTAAAAGACTCTGCACGGCTCAAGGAGATCGCAGCCAGAATTGCAGAGAGAAAGAAAAATAATGAGGATATTGTTGTAATAGTATCTGCTCCTAGCGGGATGACTGACAGTCTTATCCAAAGAGCAAAAGAGATCTCAGCAGTTCCTAAGGGGAGAGAATTTGATGTCCTCCTATCTACAGGGGAGCAGATATCAATAGCTCTCCTTGCAATGGCTCTAAAAGAGGCTGGTGTAAAGGCGATCTCATATACGGCGTCACAGCTAGGCATAATAACTTGCGGAAATCATAATGAAGCTAGAATACAATCTATAAATACAGATCTCATGAAGGAAAAAATTGCTGAAGGGTATGTAATAATTGTACCTGGATTTCAGGGAGTCTGTGAAGAGGGGAATATAACAACCCTTGGAAGGGGTGGATCTGACACTTCGGCAGTGGCAATAGCAGCGGCCCTAGGCTGTGATTCTGTTGATATTTACACTGATGTAGACGGGATCTACAGTGCGAATCCGCAGATAATACCAGGGGCAATAAGGCACAAAGAGGTCTCCTTTAGTGAGATGATCGAGCTAGCTGGTTCTGGGGCAAAAGTTCTTCATACAAGAAGTGTTGAACTTGGTGCAAAATATGGAATAGAAATTCATCTGAGATCTGCTTTTAACTGGCAGGAAGGAACTTTTGTAAGGAGTGATGAAAAAGTGGAAAGTGCTGTAATTAGAGGAATTAGCGGATTTGGTAATCTTGTAAGACTAAGTTTTAAAAGTGATAATTTACGTCTGTCAGAAACTGTAAATACGATTTCTAAAAGAGGTATAAATATAGATCTCATAACTCACACGATGGAGACAAAGGGAGGAGATGAGATAACATGTATAGTTAAAGAGGATTACTTTGAAGATGCTCTAGAAGCTTTGAAAACACTAGCTTCTCCTGAGGATGAAATTTTTGTGGAAAAAGGACTGGCCAAGGTTTCTGTGATAGGTCTAGGAGTTAGATCAAAGGGGATCGCGGCATCAGTCTTTGAAATATTAGAAAAAGAAGGAATTGAGATCCATGCTGTGTCATGTTCCGAAATAAATATCTCATGCATCATCACAGAGGAGGACTTGAACAAGGCCCAAAATGCCCTACACATGAAGCTTATAGAGGAGGAATAA